A stretch of DNA from Leptolyngbya sp. SIO1E4:
GCAACCAGTGCTGCAATTGCGATTGTGCTCGCCCCTTGGCCGCTGAAACTTTTACCCCAGCTGATTTTAGGTGCCATGTTTGTTCATGGGCTTGAACTCCAGCATGAAATGGTGCATCAGCGACATTTTGGGAAGCGCTGGGGCGATGCGGTTGGTTTCCTGCTAGGCCTGCCGATGTTTATCGAGTTCACAGAGTATCGCCTTACCCACAGCCATCATCACCGCGCTGTGGGGACACCAGAGGATGATGAGGAAGCACCTTCCTATGCATCTGGACAACTGCAAGGGGTATGGAGCTTTGTTTCAGACCTGTTACTGCTCAGCCATTATTGGAGTATTCTGCGGAACGCCATCGGGGGAGTCATAGGAAACACCGACGCCATTCGCCATGAGTTGGGCAACTCGGGTAAAACGGTTCCCCCCATGACGATTCAACTGATTATGCGGGGGTATCGGGTCATGGCGCTGGTGCTGCTGGGGGCGATCGCCCTTTCTGTGATTGAACACACCGACGTTTTTATCCAACTCTGGCTGGTTCCCTTGCTATTCGCTGGGCCTATCCATGCCCTTGTGGAGCTCCCTGAGCACTGGGGATGCAGCACCACCTCAACCGACATCATGGTTAATACGCGCACCATTGCACCCAGCCGGTTGGCTGACTGGTTTACCAACGGCAACTGCTGGCATGTAGAACACCACTACAAGCCAGCCCTGCCGATGGCTGACCTGCCTGCCCTCCACACGACGCTCCACCCTCAGATGAAGTACTTCAATGTTGGCTACAGAGCGTTCTACCAGGAGTTCTTCATGGCTCTGTTTCGGCGTTGGTAACGATAGCTTTAGCCATACAGATCAATCATGCCGGAACCGATCCGTCTGTCGTTCAAATGCAGGCCGTGTTCTGGCGCTGTCCCACCCAGGTTTCTAGCTCGTCGAGTTCACCCACTGGGGAGATCGCTTCCGGGGCATCGACAAAAGCGTGTCAGCGTTCTGTGCCAATGGCGCCTTCGACGCTGACACGCTTCCCCGACTTTCTAGAGCGGGTTCTCTAAGTTGACCGACGATGCCATCGCCGATAGCCTAATGCACTAACCATACCTAACCCCAACACCAACCCAGGTTCTGGCACCGAGACCGGATCGGATGCCGGTGTTCTGTAGGCGACTGCCCGGGGGCGCTCTGGGAAAAGTCCATTCAACGCACGGGAAGCATAGACGACGGTTTCTCCATCATCGAAATAATCGCCATCGCCATTGAGATCGAGCAGGCGAAAGACAGTGTCTTCATTCGGGTCGCCGCCATTGGAGGTAATCGCCAGTTCTCCGCCCGGGCCAGCCGCAATGGAAAAAGCCGCAAACAGGCTAAATTCATCCGGTAACACCGTGCTGTTCCACACTTCTGTTGCCAGGGTTGTTGCCCCGTCTTCAATCCTAAAGACCGACTGTGGCCCCGCAAAATCCAGAAGTTCTACCGTGAAGAGGCTATTGTCATCACTCGCCAGAGCAAAATCTACAGGGGCGCGCGTTTCATCAATTAGAATCGTGACCTCATCGGCTGCGATCGCACCGCTGCCATCAAGGTCTTCGGCCCGGTAGATAACGTTGGTATCGAACCCAACGCTATCAATGATGTAAGCCACATCCCCGATGAAGGTGATTTCAAAGGGTGAAGAATTGGGATTCAGCGCTTTCAGATCTAGCCAAACACTCGATTCTCCAGCGTCGTTGGCATCCCCATCCCCATTGAGATCTTCCGTACGGTAAACAAAGTCACCGTTGGGGGTACCGACGGTATCAGCTTCGACAATGTAGATCGCGCCGTCGCTACCCTGGGCTAAGCCATTCGGAGTCAATAGGGGAAAACCATTAGCGTTGTCTGCAGAAAACCAAACATTGGCTTCCCCTGCATCCAGCGCATCCCCA
This window harbors:
- a CDS encoding fatty acid desaturase encodes the protein MTLTKPAVDYLKKLACYGAIATSAAIAIVLAPWPLKLLPQLILGAMFVHGLELQHEMVHQRHFGKRWGDAVGFLLGLPMFIEFTEYRLTHSHHHRAVGTPEDDEEAPSYASGQLQGVWSFVSDLLLLSHYWSILRNAIGGVIGNTDAIRHELGNSGKTVPPMTIQLIMRGYRVMALVLLGAIALSVIEHTDVFIQLWLVPLLFAGPIHALVELPEHWGCSTTSTDIMVNTRTIAPSRLADWFTNGNCWHVEHHYKPALPMADLPALHTTLHPQMKYFNVGYRAFYQEFFMALFRRW